In the Dioscorea cayenensis subsp. rotundata cultivar TDr96_F1 chromosome 12, TDr96_F1_v2_PseudoChromosome.rev07_lg8_w22 25.fasta, whole genome shotgun sequence genome, one interval contains:
- the LOC120273824 gene encoding uncharacterized protein LOC120273824 isoform X2, whose product MSCSGSWMAAPSPLNLSPPSPLQSIKHGVSPSFLCCALGSEPKPRSILHDSLEAAGIDTKHSRAAREGFCEQIGRLTEINGESSIAISKGPDLARTALYIAAEDDSLVSHSSVPLPVEAFIERLDDLSMGFCPLYMPPSHSPPEVFLANLERYFYIHKGFHRPTVMSDSRALYLHSVLTCRLGSAVMLSLVYSEMLKMLRICGFLDFDVEIYFPHDLFSLPRGYHKQKSKLSDQPHIMTAKSLLVEILRDLKAAFWPFQHTKSNSLFLRAAYAANHVSGPSFTSESYSEPHATVSGLEIASAKAAQHRIERGVWTSVRFGDMRRALSACERLILLATDYRELRDYAVLLYHCGHYEQCLHYLKLYKTSKGIQIKGLWSSPDEDIEEDAVEKLITRVVLILGEEGYSKQAVWKLLA is encoded by the exons ATGAGCTGCTCCGGTTCATGGATGGCAGCGCCTTCTCCTCTCAATCTCTCGCCTCCATCGCCGCTCCAGAGTATCAAGCATGGCGTCTCCCCCTCCTTCCTCTGCTGCGCCCTTGGTTCCGAACCAAAACCCCGCTCCATCCTCCATGATTCACTCGAAGCCGCTGGGATTGATACGAAGCACTCTagg gCGGCGAGGGAGGGGTTTTGTGAGCAGATTGGGAGGTTGACGGAGATCAATGGGGAGAGTAGCATCGCTATCAGCAAAGGACCGGACCTTGCCCGGACGGCGCTGTATATTGCGGCAGAAGATGACTCGTTGGTTTCGCATTCGTCCGTGCCGTTGCCCGTGGAGGCTTTCATTGAGAGGCTTGATGATCTCTCCATGGGGTTCTGCCCGCTTTATATGCCCCCTTCTCACTCTCCTCCGGAGGTTTTCCTTGCGAATCTGGAACGGTACTTTTATATTCACAAG GGTTTTCACAGACCGACTGTCATGTCAGATTCTAGAGCGTTGTATCTTCATTCG GTTTTGACTTGCCGACTTGGATCTGCAGTCATGCTGTCACTTGTTTATTCAGAGATGCTGAAAATGCTAcgtatttgtggatttttagaTTTTGATGTGGAGATTTACTTTCCCCATGATTTGTTCAGTCTTCCCAGAGGTTATCACAAACAAAAGAGCAAGTTGTCAGATCAACCTCATATAATGACAGCAAAGTCACTGCTGGTGGAG ATATTGAGGGATTTGAAGGCGGCTTTTTGGCCATTCCAGCATACTAAGTCTAATAGCCTTTTTCTAAGAGCAGCTTATGCTGCAAACCATGTTAGTGGGCCTAGCTTTACTAGTGAAAGTTATTCTGAGCCACATGCCACTGTAAG TGGTCTAGAGATAGCATCTGCAAAAGCTGCTCAACATAGGATAGAGCGTGGAGTTTGGACCAGTGTTCGTTTTGGTGATATGCGGCGAGCTTTATCAG CATGTGAGCGGCTTATCCTCCTTGCAACTGACTACCGTGAACTGAGAGACTATGCAGTTCTTCTGTACCATTGTGGGCATTATGAACAATGTCTGCATTACTTGAAATTATACAAAACCTCCAAG GGTATTCAGATAAAAGGGCTGTGGTCTAGCCCAGATGAAGATATAGAGGAAGACGCTGTGGAGAAATTGATAACACGTGTGGTTCTTATCTTAGGGGAGGAAGGGTACAGCAAACAAGCTGTCTGGAAATTATTGGCGTGA
- the LOC120273824 gene encoding uncharacterized protein LOC120273824 isoform X1, giving the protein MSCSGSWMAAPSPLNLSPPSPLQSIKHGVSPSFLCCALGSEPKPRSILHDSLEAAGIDTKHSRAAREGFCEQIGRLTEINGESSIAISKGPDLARTALYIAAEDDSLVSHSSVPLPVEAFIERLDDLSMGFCPLYMPPSHSPPEVFLANLERYFYIHKGFHRPTVMSDSRALYLHSVLTCRLGSAVMLSLVYSEMLKMLRICGFLDFDVEIYFPHDLFSLPRGYHKQKSKLSDQPHIMTAKSLLVEILRDLKAAFWPFQHTKSNSLFLRAAYAANHVSGPSFTSESYSEPHATVSGLEIASAKAAQHRIERGVWTSVRFGDMRRALSACERLILLATDYRELRDYAVLLYHCGHYEQCLHYLKLYKTSKLQGIQIKGLWSSPDEDIEEDAVEKLITRVVLILGEEGYSKQAVWKLLA; this is encoded by the exons ATGAGCTGCTCCGGTTCATGGATGGCAGCGCCTTCTCCTCTCAATCTCTCGCCTCCATCGCCGCTCCAGAGTATCAAGCATGGCGTCTCCCCCTCCTTCCTCTGCTGCGCCCTTGGTTCCGAACCAAAACCCCGCTCCATCCTCCATGATTCACTCGAAGCCGCTGGGATTGATACGAAGCACTCTagg gCGGCGAGGGAGGGGTTTTGTGAGCAGATTGGGAGGTTGACGGAGATCAATGGGGAGAGTAGCATCGCTATCAGCAAAGGACCGGACCTTGCCCGGACGGCGCTGTATATTGCGGCAGAAGATGACTCGTTGGTTTCGCATTCGTCCGTGCCGTTGCCCGTGGAGGCTTTCATTGAGAGGCTTGATGATCTCTCCATGGGGTTCTGCCCGCTTTATATGCCCCCTTCTCACTCTCCTCCGGAGGTTTTCCTTGCGAATCTGGAACGGTACTTTTATATTCACAAG GGTTTTCACAGACCGACTGTCATGTCAGATTCTAGAGCGTTGTATCTTCATTCG GTTTTGACTTGCCGACTTGGATCTGCAGTCATGCTGTCACTTGTTTATTCAGAGATGCTGAAAATGCTAcgtatttgtggatttttagaTTTTGATGTGGAGATTTACTTTCCCCATGATTTGTTCAGTCTTCCCAGAGGTTATCACAAACAAAAGAGCAAGTTGTCAGATCAACCTCATATAATGACAGCAAAGTCACTGCTGGTGGAG ATATTGAGGGATTTGAAGGCGGCTTTTTGGCCATTCCAGCATACTAAGTCTAATAGCCTTTTTCTAAGAGCAGCTTATGCTGCAAACCATGTTAGTGGGCCTAGCTTTACTAGTGAAAGTTATTCTGAGCCACATGCCACTGTAAG TGGTCTAGAGATAGCATCTGCAAAAGCTGCTCAACATAGGATAGAGCGTGGAGTTTGGACCAGTGTTCGTTTTGGTGATATGCGGCGAGCTTTATCAG CATGTGAGCGGCTTATCCTCCTTGCAACTGACTACCGTGAACTGAGAGACTATGCAGTTCTTCTGTACCATTGTGGGCATTATGAACAATGTCTGCATTACTTGAAATTATACAAAACCTCCAAG TTGCAGGGTATTCAGATAAAAGGGCTGTGGTCTAGCCCAGATGAAGATATAGAGGAAGACGCTGTGGAGAAATTGATAACACGTGTGGTTCTTATCTTAGGGGAGGAAGGGTACAGCAAACAAGCTGTCTGGAAATTATTGGCGTGA
- the LOC120273824 gene encoding uncharacterized protein LOC120273824 isoform X3 yields the protein MSCSGSWMAAPSPLNLSPPSPLQSIKHGVSPSFLCCALGSEPKPRSILHDSLEAAGIDTKHSRAAREGFCEQIGRLTEINGESSIAISKGPDLARTALYIAAEDDSLVSHSSVPLPVEAFIERLDDLSMGFCPLYMPPSHSPPEVFLANLERYFYIHKGFHRPTVMSDSRALYLHSVLTCRLGSAVMLSLVYSEMLKMLRICGFLDFDVEIYFPHDLFSLPRGYHKQKSKLSDQPHIMTAKSLLVEILRDLKAAFWPFQHTKSNSLFLRAAYAANHVSGPSFTSESYSEPHATVSGLEIASAKAAQHRIERGVWTSVRFGDMRRALSDPICYVSLALIRHS from the exons ATGAGCTGCTCCGGTTCATGGATGGCAGCGCCTTCTCCTCTCAATCTCTCGCCTCCATCGCCGCTCCAGAGTATCAAGCATGGCGTCTCCCCCTCCTTCCTCTGCTGCGCCCTTGGTTCCGAACCAAAACCCCGCTCCATCCTCCATGATTCACTCGAAGCCGCTGGGATTGATACGAAGCACTCTagg gCGGCGAGGGAGGGGTTTTGTGAGCAGATTGGGAGGTTGACGGAGATCAATGGGGAGAGTAGCATCGCTATCAGCAAAGGACCGGACCTTGCCCGGACGGCGCTGTATATTGCGGCAGAAGATGACTCGTTGGTTTCGCATTCGTCCGTGCCGTTGCCCGTGGAGGCTTTCATTGAGAGGCTTGATGATCTCTCCATGGGGTTCTGCCCGCTTTATATGCCCCCTTCTCACTCTCCTCCGGAGGTTTTCCTTGCGAATCTGGAACGGTACTTTTATATTCACAAG GGTTTTCACAGACCGACTGTCATGTCAGATTCTAGAGCGTTGTATCTTCATTCG GTTTTGACTTGCCGACTTGGATCTGCAGTCATGCTGTCACTTGTTTATTCAGAGATGCTGAAAATGCTAcgtatttgtggatttttagaTTTTGATGTGGAGATTTACTTTCCCCATGATTTGTTCAGTCTTCCCAGAGGTTATCACAAACAAAAGAGCAAGTTGTCAGATCAACCTCATATAATGACAGCAAAGTCACTGCTGGTGGAG ATATTGAGGGATTTGAAGGCGGCTTTTTGGCCATTCCAGCATACTAAGTCTAATAGCCTTTTTCTAAGAGCAGCTTATGCTGCAAACCATGTTAGTGGGCCTAGCTTTACTAGTGAAAGTTATTCTGAGCCACATGCCACTGTAAG TGGTCTAGAGATAGCATCTGCAAAAGCTGCTCAACATAGGATAGAGCGTGGAGTTTGGACCAGTGTTCGTTTTGGTGATATGCGGCGAGCTTTATCAG ATCCTATTTGTTATGTTTCATTAGCACTGATCCGTCATAGCTGA